One segment of Candidatus Manganitrophus noduliformans DNA contains the following:
- a CDS encoding single-stranded DNA-binding protein, whose product MVSFNKVILIGNLTKDPEIRYTPSGTAVASFGLAVNHRYKQGDEMKDEVCFIDIVVFGKQAENSGQYLSKGQGVIVDGRLQQRRWETEDGQKRNKHEVVAQTIRFLPKRQDGSSEGPSRSDLPGDEGMDEVPF is encoded by the coding sequence ATGGTCAGCTTTAACAAAGTCATTTTGATTGGAAACCTTACCAAGGACCCGGAGATCCGCTACACGCCGAGCGGAACGGCCGTCGCCAGTTTCGGGCTGGCCGTCAACCACCGCTACAAGCAGGGAGACGAGATGAAGGACGAAGTCTGCTTCATCGACATCGTGGTCTTCGGAAAGCAGGCGGAGAACAGCGGACAGTATCTTTCCAAGGGCCAGGGGGTCATCGTCGACGGGAGACTTCAGCAGCGTCGATGGGAGACGGAAGACGGTCAGAAGCGGAACAAGCATGAGGTCGTCGCCCAGACGATCCGGTTTCTGCCCAAGCGTCAAGACGGCTCCTCGGAGGGGCCTTCACGCAGCGACCTGCCCGGCGACGAGGGGATGGATGAGGTTCCATTTTAG